The nucleotide sequence CTCTCGACATTGCAGAATCGCCATAAGGTATTCCTTTTTTCACCATTGTTGCAAGTCTCTTCTCTTTTCTGCCATCTTCAAATTCTGCAATCACTTCAATATGTAGGATTATCATATCGCTTTCGTGTGGTTCGTAGCCCATGCGTTTTATCATTCGATCGAGCAGAACATCTATTTTTGTTCCTTCTTTTAAATCTATTGTGCGATCGTCAAAAAGTCCGAGCCATTTCAAACGATGGATAATATCGGCATTATCATAAACATTCAAATATTTTGCAACATTCAGTTCAAGGTCTTTTGTTGAATCGTTTCCAATTAATGTTGACATCAATTGTCGGTATGTAACATTAGAAAAATCATGCACTTTTTCTTTATCAAGAAAACCGAGTTCCATTATGTTTCTTAAATTATTGCAATATCCCGAATAGCGGAGCAAACCCCTATAAAAAGTGATATTATTTGGAAGACCAAAAGGTTTGATATATTTTTCAACATCTTTGTTCGGGTAGGTCTCAAATGTTCCTAAACCTTCAATTTCGGTTAGCCAGAAATGTGTAAAAAGTTTATTGCCCGGCACCTTTACTTTTTTCCCATTTTCAATATACTGAGCTGCAGTTTGAGCTGCAACAAATACTGTATTCGGATCCCACGAAAACTTATACAACATAGGATTGTTATTGAATTCATAAGCCGGCAATCCGCTGCCATACGATTTCAGGCTAAGGATTTTTCCGCCCTCTTTTTTAATTTCATCTATCAGTAGCTGAGTGCCAAAGTGATCAATTCCCGGAACCTCTCCTAATTCGTTCAAAATTAATAGACCTTTCTCTTTCGCTTCTTTGTCAAGAGCCATAAGTTCAGGAATTTCATAAGCAGTAGTTACCATATTTTTATTGCATCGAAGACATGATTTGGCAACATTGATGTGCATAGGTTTTGGAACCATGCTTATCACAATATCTGATTGCGAAACAACTTTATCGAGTGCATCGGGTTCGCCCGCAGACCATCTGACAGCCGTTCCCAACTTTCTTCCATAAATAACATTTTCTGCTGCCGAAACTGTACGGTTTACCATAAAAACCTGATAACCACATTTGTCAATAAAATAATCTACAAGCGGCTTTGTCATTTTGCCGGCTCCTATTATTGCTACTTTTTTCCTTTTCGTCTCATAAACATTATTGATTTTCTTCATAATGGCTAATTTTATTTATAAATTATAGTCGTAAAGATATGATTTTTATTTACATTTTTCATTAAAATTGGCTAAATACAATATTGAAATACTTGAAAACATTAAAAATGAAACAAGATATGGGATATGATAAAAAACTCAATACATATTTTAGATTTTTAGAAAATTTGGACAACTTTTAAAATCATAAAGTGAAAACCGAAAATAAAAATTGTATTTTTTGGCTTTTTATTAAAATAAATATTATTTTTGTATTCGACATGCAATTTAATGCATATCGAATGGATTTAAAAATAGCTGATTATTAATATTTTAGTTAATGGCAGGATCGAAAGGGTCAAAATATTACGATGTATTTCTAAGATATGAAATACGATTAGATTTGAATGATAAAAATGTCATTAATGACAAATTGTTTAATCTGTTTAAACAAATTGACATAGAAGGATCATTAAGTCTGGCAGCCGAAAAAATGGAAATCAGTTATAGAAAAGCTTGGGGTGATATTAAAAAGGCAGAGGAATTGTTGGGTTTTTCTTTTGTAGAAAAACATCGTGGAGGAGCCAAGGGTGGGAAAAGTTTCTTAACTGAAGATGGAAGAAACATTGTTGAGGCTTATTTTGAATTAATCAACGAGTTTGATAACTCGCTAAAAAAAATAACAAAGAAATTTTTTAATGAAGTAAATAAGTAATGCGAATTTTAATTGGGATTGACGATACAGACAATAAAATTAGTCGAGGAACAGGTTTTCGTTCGCGTCAGCTTGGAAAATTGATAGAAGAAAATAAAATTGGATTTGTTGGCTCAATAACACGCCATCAGCTTTTTTTTGATTCCAGAATTCCTTATACTTCTCAAAACAGTTCTGCATGCCTCGAAGTTTTTTCCACGGAATTCCTAAAATTGGTAAAACTATCGAGAGAATTTTTGATTCGAAATAGTGCAGAAGGTTCCGATGCCGGTTTGGCAGTTTCTATATTCGAAAACATTAATGAGCAAATTGAGAATTGGGGTTTACGTGCCAAAGAAGAAATCCTTACTCAAAAAGAAGCCTACCAAATAGCTAACGAAAAAAACATATATCTCGAAGGATTGACCGGAGACAAGGATGGGATTATTGGAGCTTTGGCAGCTATTGCTCTACGAAAAACAGCTAACGATGGGCGTTGCATCTGGCTCAAGGGAGCATAACTTAGAGAACTTAATGGAATTTATTCTGCCGCTGAACTATTCGAGAAAATAAATGTGGATAAAATAGTTGATAAAAGCGGAAATTCTATTCCAAAAAACGAAAGAATTGATATTGGCAATTGGCTCAGGCCCGTGCTGAAAAATAATAATATTGTAATTATAACTGAAAAAATAGACGATGAAAACAATTATGAATGGCGAGTTTGTACAAAAGACTATATCAAAAGCATTTCCGATTGAAAGAAATCAGACAATCAGAGAGATTTTGATTCTTGCTTTTTTGGGAGTTTTTGCGGTGGTTTTAAGAGCAAAGCTACGAATACCACTAAGTATGCCCGGACATCATGGTTTGGAAGTTATGGCTATTTTTCTGATTGGACGAAGCTTTTCGAGAATTTCTCTGGCTTCTACAATTTTGGCTGTAGCTGCGGCATTTACTATCTTGATTCCTTTTTTTGGTTTTAAAGATCCGTTTTTGCCAATAATTTATATTCTCATGGGAGTTGCTATTGATTTTCTTTATAAAAATATAAAAGGATTCAACTCAAACATTGTATTATTTGCAATTCTCGGAGGAATTTCCTATATGATAATTCCTTTATCAAGAATTGTGATCCATTTGTTGACAGGTTTTCCATATAATTCTTTTATTAAAGCTGGATATTTTTTGCCTGTCTTGTCTCATTTTGTTTTTGGGCTTGCCGGTGCATTGTTGGCTGCAAGTTTAATTAATTTTACAA is from Bacteroidota bacterium and encodes:
- a CDS encoding saccharopine dehydrogenase → MKKINNVYETKRKKVAIIGAGKMTKPLVDYFIDKCGYQVFMVNRTVSAAENVIYGRKLGTAVRWSAGEPDALDKVVSQSDIVISMVPKPMHINVAKSCLRCNKNMVTTAYEIPELMALDKEAKEKGLLILNELGEVPGIDHFGTQLLIDEIKKEGGKILSLKSYGSGLPAYEFNNNPMLYKFSWDPNTVFVAAQTAAQYIENGKKVKVPGNKLFTHFWLTEIEGLGTFETYPNKDVEKYIKPFGLPNNITFYRGLLRYSGYCNNLRNIMELGFLDKEKVHDFSNVTYRQLMSTLIGNDSTKDLELNVAKYLNVYDNADIIHRLKWLGLFDDRTIDLKEGTKIDVLLDRMIKRMGYEPHESDMIILHIEVIAEFEDGRKEKRLATMVKKGIPYGDSAMSRAVALPAAISARLILEGKIKATGLRMPPNLPELYKPVLEELETFGYTFKRQSIVIP
- a CDS encoding LysR family transcriptional regulator — protein: MAGSKGSKYYDVFLRYEIRLDLNDKNVINDKLFNLFKQIDIEGSLSLAAEKMEISYRKAWGDIKKAEELLGFSFVEKHRGGAKGGKSFLTEDGRNIVEAYFELINEFDNSLKKITKKFFNEVNK